In Flavobacterium gelatinilyticum, a genomic segment contains:
- a CDS encoding HNH endonuclease signature motif containing protein, whose product MRPIDKGTSAVVYTTYGNARHDLAEQIGYYCSYCEMGTNNMIEVEHVHPIHHGGDELDWGNFLLSCKYCNTIKSDNNVSRTGYFWPDIDNTDLLFDYTLDERIVEVRTNLTPAQNSQAAALIKLVGLNRYPGNADAPTEADTRWRLRDEVMITAMSSYNRWSKIRNDIANPCRIDMAEQIAETSLIGFYSLWCKVFEGEQTVLDSIDLLWQDRFKNFKQFDPITGSRLMRHGGQI is encoded by the coding sequence ATGAGGCCAATAGATAAGGGAACTTCTGCAGTTGTCTATACTACCTACGGCAATGCCAGACATGATTTAGCAGAACAGATTGGATATTATTGTTCTTATTGCGAGATGGGAACAAACAATATGATTGAAGTGGAACATGTACATCCGATTCATCATGGTGGAGATGAACTTGATTGGGGCAATTTTTTGCTTTCCTGTAAATATTGCAACACCATTAAGTCGGACAACAATGTTAGCAGAACTGGGTACTTCTGGCCGGATATCGACAATACAGATTTATTATTTGACTACACGCTGGATGAAAGGATTGTAGAAGTCAGAACAAATTTGACACCTGCTCAAAATTCACAAGCTGCAGCTTTAATTAAGTTAGTAGGTCTAAACAGGTATCCAGGCAATGCAGATGCACCTACTGAAGCAGATACAAGATGGAGGCTGAGGGATGAAGTCATGATTACTGCAATGTCGTCCTATAATCGCTGGTCTAAGATAAGAAATGATATAGCTAATCCATGTAGAATAGATATGGCGGAACAAATCGCTGAAACCTCATTGATTGGATTTTATTCTCTCTGGTGTAAAGTATTTGAGGGGGAACAGACAGTCCTGGATAGTATTGACTTGTTATGGCAAGACAGGTTTAAAAATTTCAAACAATTTGATCCGATTACTGGTAGTCGGCTAATGAGGCATGGCGGTCAGATTTAA
- a CDS encoding DNA polymerase III subunit alpha — MYLNCHSFHSLRYGTIPLEDLISQAAACGVNAMALTDINTVTGIYDFIKGCRNAGIKPIVGMEFRSGHQLRYIGLAKNASGLAEMNRFLTQHNFEKTPLPLSAPDFKDVFVIYPLENAPDLLRENEYIGIRAEQLQKLVLSDWRNRQIKMVILQPVTFRTKREYNLHRILRAIDLNLILSRLTASDYCSRTEVMVPLETLLSCFSEYPQIILNTEKITADCHFEFDFAAPKNKKFYTNNRKYDMNLLSTLAKQGLEWRYGTNNAQAKSRMFKELKVIDQLEFSGYFLITWDIIRFSNSQGFLHIGRGSGANSIIAYCLGITDICPLELDLYFERFLNLNRKSPPDFDIDWSWKERDTILEYIFSRYGYDHVAFCGTNVEFKYRSIFREVGKVFGLPKEELDALAKNPMELHLTNKVVKQVQEYGMLLEKYPNQRSMHSCGILISEEPITNYTPLEMPPKGFPIVLFDMHTAEDIGLEKFDILSQRGIGHIDDSVKLIEKNRGIRLNIRDTAISKNEATCNAFLGIGRTIGCFYIESPAMRGLLRRLKCDNYKTLVAASSIIRPGVAQSGMMKEYIFRHNHPDKFEYFHPVFQEQLGETYGIMVYQEDVIKIALHYGGLPAADGDILRRAMSGKGRSKAALQKVKDNFFVSCAAQGHPLKLSEEIYRQIESFAGYSFCKAHSASYAVESYQSLYLKVHYPVEFMVAVINNQGGFYRTEVYVHEARMSGAAIHNPCVNKSELETTLYGSDVYLGFMHLQSLESKIAIQIQTERENNGEYKSLEDFINRIPIGIEGIQILIFIGAFRFTGKTKNQLLVIARLIMVNFKPENRSLMLIQQPVKEYELPKLERSEFEDAFDEIELLSFPVSCSPFDLLQTKFRGDVLAKDLLKHHKKTVRMLAYLISRKHVPTKMGAMYFGTWIDAQGELFDTAHFTGSLKEYPFQGGGCYLLLGHVEVDYHFPTVTVTKMAKMPFIADPRYSNSDQRQFKVHGQLREDVSMTDRQPYPQEHEINLPRLKMGN, encoded by the coding sequence ATGTACCTTAACTGCCACTCTTTTCATTCCCTTCGCTACGGCACGATTCCCCTTGAGGACTTGATCAGCCAGGCGGCCGCCTGCGGGGTTAACGCTATGGCACTGACCGATATCAATACCGTAACGGGGATTTACGATTTTATTAAAGGATGCCGGAATGCGGGCATCAAACCCATAGTCGGGATGGAATTCCGCTCCGGGCATCAGCTGCGCTACATTGGACTGGCTAAAAATGCCTCAGGCCTTGCCGAGATGAACCGTTTTCTGACCCAACATAATTTTGAAAAAACACCCCTGCCCTTATCTGCTCCTGATTTTAAAGATGTTTTTGTGATTTATCCCCTGGAGAACGCGCCGGATTTATTAAGGGAAAATGAATACATCGGCATTCGTGCCGAGCAGCTGCAAAAACTGGTTTTATCGGACTGGAGAAACAGGCAGATCAAAATGGTTATCCTGCAGCCCGTTACCTTCCGCACCAAAAGGGAATATAACCTGCACCGGATCCTTCGCGCCATTGATTTGAACCTTATCCTTTCCAGGCTTACTGCCTCTGATTACTGCAGCCGGACTGAAGTGATGGTGCCGCTGGAAACCCTGCTGTCGTGCTTTTCGGAATATCCACAGATTATTTTAAATACCGAAAAAATAACGGCAGACTGCCATTTTGAATTTGATTTTGCAGCGCCTAAAAACAAGAAATTCTACACCAATAACCGCAAGTATGACATGAACCTTCTCTCCACCCTGGCCAAACAGGGTTTGGAATGGCGGTACGGTACAAATAATGCCCAGGCCAAATCACGGATGTTCAAAGAACTCAAAGTGATCGACCAGCTCGAGTTCAGCGGTTACTTTCTCATTACATGGGACATCATCCGCTTTAGCAACTCGCAGGGATTCCTGCATATCGGCAGGGGAAGCGGGGCCAACAGCATCATTGCTTATTGCTTAGGAATAACTGATATCTGTCCTCTGGAACTGGACTTATACTTTGAAAGGTTCCTAAACCTGAACCGCAAGAGCCCTCCTGATTTTGATATCGACTGGAGCTGGAAAGAGCGCGACACGATCCTGGAATACATTTTCTCGCGCTATGGCTATGACCATGTGGCTTTCTGCGGCACTAATGTGGAATTTAAATACCGTTCCATCTTTCGGGAAGTCGGCAAAGTCTTTGGGCTTCCCAAGGAAGAACTCGACGCGCTGGCTAAAAATCCAATGGAACTGCACTTGACCAACAAAGTGGTAAAACAGGTCCAGGAATATGGGATGCTGCTGGAGAAATACCCCAACCAAAGAAGCATGCACTCCTGCGGGATCCTGATCTCCGAGGAGCCTATCACCAATTACACGCCGCTGGAAATGCCCCCAAAAGGATTTCCAATTGTGCTTTTTGATATGCATACAGCCGAGGACATAGGTCTTGAAAAATTCGATATATTAAGCCAAAGGGGTATCGGCCATATTGATGACAGCGTGAAGCTTATCGAGAAAAACCGCGGCATACGGCTCAATATCCGTGATACGGCCATTTCCAAAAATGAGGCCACCTGTAATGCGTTTCTGGGAATCGGCAGGACTATCGGCTGTTTCTACATCGAAAGCCCGGCCATGCGGGGTCTTTTGCGCCGTCTGAAGTGCGACAATTACAAAACCCTTGTCGCTGCTTCCTCCATCATACGTCCCGGCGTGGCGCAGTCAGGCATGATGAAAGAATATATTTTCCGCCATAACCATCCCGATAAGTTCGAGTATTTCCATCCTGTATTCCAAGAACAATTAGGCGAAACCTATGGCATTATGGTCTATCAGGAAGACGTGATCAAAATTGCCCTGCATTATGGGGGGCTTCCCGCAGCAGACGGGGATATCCTGCGCCGTGCCATGTCAGGAAAAGGACGCTCTAAAGCGGCGCTTCAGAAAGTAAAGGATAATTTCTTTGTTTCCTGTGCAGCCCAGGGACATCCACTGAAGCTCAGCGAGGAGATTTACCGGCAGATTGAATCCTTTGCCGGATACTCCTTCTGCAAGGCGCACTCTGCCTCTTATGCCGTGGAGAGCTACCAGAGCCTGTATCTGAAAGTGCATTATCCTGTGGAATTTATGGTGGCGGTGATCAACAATCAGGGCGGCTTTTACAGAACCGAGGTGTACGTGCATGAGGCAAGGATGTCCGGTGCCGCAATACACAATCCGTGCGTGAACAAAAGCGAACTGGAAACCACCCTTTACGGCTCGGATGTTTATCTGGGCTTCATGCACCTGCAGAGCCTGGAATCTAAAATAGCGATACAAATACAGACAGAACGCGAAAATAATGGGGAATATAAATCACTGGAGGATTTTATCAACCGCATTCCGATTGGTATCGAAGGTATACAGATCCTGATTTTTATAGGGGCATTCCGTTTTACGGGAAAAACAAAAAACCAGCTGCTGGTTATTGCCCGGCTTATAATGGTAAATTTCAAGCCTGAGAACCGAAGCCTTATGCTGATTCAGCAGCCCGTTAAGGAATATGAACTTCCTAAACTGGAACGTTCTGAATTTGAAGATGCTTTTGACGAGATTGAGCTGTTGAGTTTTCCGGTCTCCTGCTCCCCTTTTGATCTGCTGCAGACTAAATTCAGAGGTGATGTATTGGCAAAAGATTTATTAAAACATCATAAAAAAACAGTACGCATGCTGGCTTATCTGATTTCCAGAAAACATGTGCCAACGAAAATGGGCGCCATGTATTTCGGGACATGGATAGACGCTCAGGGGGAACTTTTCGATACAGCCCATTTCACAGGAAGCCTGAAGGAATATCCCTTTCAGGGAGGCGGCTGTTACCTGCTGCTGGGCCATGTGGAAGTGGATTATCACTTCCCGACTGTAACGGTTACCAAAATGGCAAAGATGCCTTTTATTGCCGATCCCAGGTATTCGAATTCTGATCAGAGGCAGTTTAAAGTACATGGACAGCTGCGGGAGGATGTCAGCATGACCGACCGCCAGCCCTACCCGCAGGAGCATGAAATCAACCTGCCAAGGCTTAAAATGGGGAATTAA
- a CDS encoding AAA family ATPase, giving the protein MRIDKLHVRNFRGYGDLEVDFHSNFNLIIGDNGSGKTALLEALTVAMSSFFLGVRNVYAKGISKNDVRIANFEFSEEYQFPVEVEAYGKIDKNQLSWRRSLNGIKNRTTSTDARDLSSYAEMLDNSISIGENLNLPLLAYYATGRLFDEAKEMKSLKKDDDSKVHIASRFRAYDKCLESKSTYKQFHKWFKAKEISKIQKRTEDIAMNLVQEAVIKHLPNCKNFYFEFDPDKPQGLKVELIDGRVLPFTYLSDGTRNFFALISDIAYKATTLNPHLKERALLETEGIILIDELDLHLHPEWQRKIVDALKSTFPKIQFICTTHSPFIIQETEENELLIIHNNSIKENNSGINLSIEDIAEIHQKVDNPQWSKKRQDLFELAPFYYNAIKNGTLDEDLKNKFEQAAKPFSSDTALFSVIEEEKILQEYLKNKDEANR; this is encoded by the coding sequence ATGAGAATAGATAAACTTCACGTAAGAAATTTTAGAGGTTATGGAGATCTTGAAGTCGATTTTCATTCCAATTTTAATCTTATTATTGGTGATAATGGCAGCGGTAAAACAGCATTGTTAGAAGCTCTCACTGTCGCAATGTCGTCTTTTTTTCTTGGAGTTCGCAACGTATATGCTAAAGGAATCAGTAAAAATGATGTCCGTATTGCTAATTTTGAATTTTCTGAGGAATATCAATTCCCAGTTGAAGTAGAAGCTTATGGAAAGATTGACAAAAACCAATTAAGCTGGAGAAGGTCATTAAATGGAATTAAAAACAGAACAACTTCTACTGATGCAAGAGATCTTAGCTCATATGCAGAAATGTTGGACAACTCAATTTCTATAGGAGAGAATTTAAATTTGCCCCTTCTTGCTTATTATGCAACGGGACGCCTCTTTGATGAGGCAAAAGAAATGAAATCATTGAAAAAAGATGATGATTCGAAAGTTCATATTGCTTCTCGCTTCCGGGCTTATGACAAATGTCTGGAATCAAAATCAACTTATAAGCAATTTCATAAATGGTTCAAAGCTAAAGAGATTTCAAAAATTCAAAAAAGAACTGAAGATATTGCGATGAATCTTGTACAGGAAGCAGTTATCAAACATCTTCCTAATTGTAAAAATTTTTATTTTGAGTTTGATCCGGATAAACCACAAGGATTAAAAGTTGAATTAATTGATGGAAGAGTGCTTCCCTTCACTTATTTAAGTGATGGTACCCGCAATTTTTTTGCCCTTATATCAGACATTGCATATAAAGCAACAACATTGAATCCTCATTTAAAAGAAAGAGCTCTGCTGGAAACAGAAGGAATTATCCTAATTGATGAACTTGACTTGCATTTGCATCCTGAATGGCAGCGAAAAATTGTGGATGCTTTAAAATCCACCTTTCCTAAAATCCAATTCATATGCACCACTCACTCTCCTTTTATTATTCAGGAAACAGAAGAAAATGAGCTTTTGATTATTCATAATAACAGCATAAAAGAAAATAACAGCGGAATAAATTTAAGCATTGAAGATATCGCAGAAATACATCAAAAGGTAGATAATCCGCAATGGAGTAAAAAACGCCAGGATCTTTTTGAATTAGCGCCTTTTTACTACAATGCGATAAAAAATGGCACACTGGATGAAGATTTAAAAAATAAGTTTGAACAGGCCGCAAAGCCCTTTAGCTCGGATACAGCATTGTTTTCTGTTATTGAAGAAGAAAAAATTTTACAGGAATATCTAAAAAATAAAGATGAGGCCAATAGATAA
- a CDS encoding alpha-ketoglutarate-dependent dioxygenase AlkB family protein codes for MMLFDDTEIFSSGKGGKRIFDVPDADLMLIDNFFSKEESDYYYNFLYHNSQWREYEMPMYDKVVTAPRMITWYGETRRPERKSNPDWPAELLQIRERVEQHTAINFNAVLLNLYRDGSDGVGWHSDKTTSTNKDMNIASVTFGETRLFRLRHKTLKHIPQIEIPLHHGTFLLMAGHTNTYWEHQVPKTAREVLPRINLTFRQVK; via the coding sequence ATGATGCTATTTGATGACACCGAAATTTTTTCATCAGGCAAAGGCGGCAAAAGGATTTTTGACGTCCCTGATGCGGACCTGATGCTGATTGATAATTTTTTCAGCAAGGAAGAATCCGATTATTACTATAATTTTTTATACCATAATTCCCAGTGGAGGGAATATGAAATGCCGATGTACGATAAAGTGGTCACTGCCCCCAGAATGATTACATGGTACGGCGAGACAAGAAGGCCCGAAAGAAAATCAAATCCCGACTGGCCCGCCGAACTGCTTCAGATCCGCGAACGCGTGGAGCAGCATACCGCTATTAATTTTAATGCCGTGCTGCTCAACCTCTACAGGGACGGCAGTGACGGGGTCGGCTGGCACAGCGACAAAACTACCAGTACCAATAAAGACATGAATATCGCATCGGTAACCTTTGGGGAAACACGGCTGTTCCGCCTGCGCCATAAAACCCTCAAGCACATCCCCCAGATTGAAATTCCCCTGCATCACGGTACTTTCCTGCTTATGGCAGGACATACCAATACGTATTGGGAGCATCAGGTCCCCAAAACAGCCCGGGAAGTGCTGCCTAGGATCAACCTTACCTTCAGGCAGGTAAAGTAA
- the dinB gene encoding DNA polymerase IV, whose translation MERSIVHIDMNTFFVSCERLANSELNGIPLIIGGGERGVVASCSYEARRFGVRSAMPIHMAMKLCPQAKIMKGDMELYSRLSHDITEIIQEKAPVVEKASIDEFYLDITGMDKFHGSYKWTNELAQTIIKETGLPLTFALSINKTVSKIGTGEGKQKQNLEIPEHQVQSFLNPLSIQKIPMVGEKTFQLLSRIGIRKIETLSKMPREVLQQMIGKNGSELWKKANGIDHNPVEPYTERKSISTEHTFSQDTIDIPRLKRIILGMVEKLAFQLRSEEWLTSTVTIKIRYANFDTETKQCRVQYTSADHILTQAVTDLFEKLYQRRMRLRLIGVRFSGLVRGTYQINLFEDTEEMLALYQAMDKMKTRYGFDAVMRCAGASFKPNTKDEILKRRK comes from the coding sequence ATGGAAAGGTCCATTGTACATATCGATATGAATACGTTTTTCGTGTCCTGCGAAAGACTGGCCAATTCAGAGCTTAACGGAATACCGCTCATTATCGGGGGCGGCGAGAGAGGTGTTGTAGCATCGTGTTCCTATGAGGCAAGACGTTTCGGGGTCCGCTCTGCCATGCCCATCCACATGGCCATGAAACTCTGCCCGCAGGCCAAAATCATGAAAGGCGATATGGAATTGTATTCCAGATTATCCCACGACATTACAGAGATCATTCAGGAAAAAGCGCCTGTGGTGGAGAAGGCCAGCATCGATGAATTTTATCTGGATATTACCGGTATGGACAAATTCCATGGCAGCTATAAATGGACAAACGAACTGGCCCAGACCATAATCAAAGAAACAGGCCTGCCCCTCACCTTTGCCCTTTCCATTAACAAAACCGTATCTAAGATCGGCACTGGGGAAGGAAAACAGAAACAGAACCTTGAAATCCCAGAGCATCAGGTACAGTCTTTTTTAAATCCCTTGTCCATCCAGAAAATACCCATGGTGGGCGAGAAGACCTTTCAGCTGCTCTCAAGGATCGGGATCCGCAAAATAGAAACCCTTTCGAAAATGCCGCGGGAGGTACTCCAGCAGATGATCGGCAAAAACGGCAGTGAACTCTGGAAAAAAGCCAACGGCATTGACCATAATCCCGTGGAGCCTTATACCGAGCGAAAATCCATTTCCACCGAGCATACCTTTTCCCAGGATACCATCGATATCCCAAGACTCAAAAGGATCATATTGGGCATGGTGGAAAAACTGGCCTTTCAGCTCCGATCAGAAGAGTGGCTCACATCAACTGTGACCATTAAAATACGATATGCCAACTTTGACACCGAAACCAAGCAGTGCCGCGTGCAGTACACCTCGGCCGATCACATCCTGACCCAGGCCGTCACGGATTTGTTTGAGAAATTATACCAGCGCCGGATGAGGCTCCGCCTTATCGGGGTAAGGTTCAGCGGACTTGTAAGGGGCACCTACCAGATAAACCTGTTTGAGGACACCGAGGAGATGCTCGCCCTGTATCAGGCCATGGATAAAATGAAAACACGTTACGGCTTTGATGCGGTGATGCGCTGCGCGGGGGCATCGTTCAAGCCCAACACTAAAGACGAAATTTTAAAACGCAGAAAATAA
- a CDS encoding AAA family ATPase, which translates to MSKIKNIKIDDFRIYKGSQEFSFSGTGPLSNLMVIYAPNGYGKTSFFDAVEWCYASKIRRFETDVLGHEINRRDYSSGDKILITNRQSFKEGRSGSVKISTDDQKVIERTATERKGVRVDFKYDYKTVSYLTSDYDQPVLDRLVKTNILTQDQIDEFLRHTKPDQRFLQLQNFWPEGENAISILRDLDSYVNMLQKEKVDLHGSITLAEQQIKDFLNAEDQILPLNKSIKDLTENSKTGLKIEELTNNVNKESYQAILATTQTYIERAKLIERNSSEQIAVLLNLQKDFTNYLLWKKNEPILDDNFSKLSELAKLHADLKSHKDVGKVLDTKLSFLLNSKQKLTRLLELIDLVDVVYKTISDQKEIVKNSRLDIDKHFHYLEGSRRVILELQSTLKDWITQRDSLDKSLSEWDTELQKYNFWKEETEKTTKKLKELNDSFEEKEAKISAQIDKRSQFHAIEEKRNYEYLPETDQEKLSKELVERNDILSLIITNKNEIEKLHSDLNKSTSLDETFERLITWGEEYVKNTDADHCPLCATKFTDVSILIREIEQQKSAVTATDKLKADLNTALASEKDLLEKLAVPNQKIALYIKHSLELFQNEITLLQTQRAQITVDISNTKNSLENSQREVKKSLSVLQPDLDETDNKKDFDFQKIKSDMQLKLLEISIKCKRLENIVQYRNNAISTLDNKISILKNKISTSENTIAISRADITLIEAEQIKSELNLPIDTFYKKILNSRLSDVTTEHTSFQNEKQKNIDKILEIQNNINASSVQISEADIPGLRLAKQDEIAENHQKINKYKLIFKSFSEISEPTVDFFTKELDKLQKYLDNVEAEVKDLEELLINLQVIEKNVLKNSTERDIKRWQEKIGPLDLAIDKVKNARTTSKKYINNEINNYFNQDVINQIYSRIEPHPNLNEIKINPKVTDKGPILDIKAVSNDEELDPSLYLSAGQLNVLSLSIFLANAFEKQSDEIDTIFMDDPIQNLSDINMLSFIDLIRTMITKYDRQIVISSHDENFYKLMRNKMPSDEFNVRYYEIESFGKARHIL; encoded by the coding sequence ATGAGCAAAATTAAAAACATTAAGATTGACGACTTTCGCATATATAAAGGAAGCCAAGAATTTAGTTTTTCTGGTACCGGACCGCTATCGAATCTGATGGTAATTTACGCACCAAACGGTTATGGCAAAACATCTTTTTTTGATGCTGTTGAATGGTGTTATGCCAGCAAAATAAGAAGATTTGAAACGGATGTGCTAGGCCATGAGATAAACAGAAGGGACTATTCGAGCGGAGACAAGATATTAATTACCAATAGACAAAGTTTTAAAGAAGGAAGAAGTGGCTCTGTTAAAATTAGCACTGATGATCAGAAAGTTATTGAACGAACTGCCACCGAACGTAAAGGAGTTAGGGTAGATTTTAAATACGATTATAAAACTGTCAGCTATCTAACTTCTGATTACGATCAGCCAGTACTGGACAGATTAGTTAAAACTAATATTTTAACTCAAGACCAAATCGATGAGTTTCTGCGTCATACTAAGCCAGATCAGCGGTTCTTGCAGTTGCAGAACTTTTGGCCAGAAGGAGAGAATGCAATTTCAATTCTGCGTGATTTAGACAGCTATGTAAATATGCTGCAAAAGGAAAAAGTTGACCTTCATGGAAGCATAACCCTGGCCGAACAACAAATTAAGGATTTTCTAAATGCCGAAGATCAGATACTGCCTTTAAATAAATCAATAAAAGATCTTACAGAGAACTCAAAAACAGGATTAAAAATCGAGGAACTGACAAATAATGTAAACAAGGAGTCTTATCAGGCTATTTTAGCTACAACACAAACATATATAGAGCGTGCTAAACTTATTGAACGCAACAGTAGCGAGCAAATCGCTGTCTTGCTTAATCTTCAAAAGGATTTCACAAATTACCTGCTATGGAAAAAAAACGAACCAATATTAGACGACAATTTCAGTAAATTATCTGAATTGGCAAAATTGCACGCTGATCTTAAATCTCACAAAGATGTAGGTAAAGTACTTGATACCAAATTATCCTTTCTTTTAAATTCAAAACAAAAACTCACTCGATTACTCGAATTGATTGATCTTGTTGATGTCGTTTATAAAACAATTTCGGATCAAAAAGAAATTGTAAAAAACAGCCGTCTCGATATTGACAAACATTTTCATTACTTAGAAGGCTCCCGCAGGGTAATACTCGAATTACAATCCACACTCAAAGATTGGATTACGCAACGTGACAGCTTAGACAAAAGCTTATCTGAATGGGACACTGAATTGCAGAAATATAACTTTTGGAAAGAAGAAACAGAAAAAACTACAAAAAAATTAAAAGAGCTTAATGATTCTTTTGAAGAAAAAGAGGCAAAGATCAGTGCTCAAATTGACAAAAGAAGCCAGTTTCACGCAATTGAAGAAAAAAGAAATTATGAATATTTGCCTGAAACAGATCAGGAAAAACTTTCTAAGGAACTTGTAGAGCGCAACGATATACTATCATTAATTATTACAAATAAAAATGAAATAGAAAAACTTCATTCAGATCTCAACAAGTCTACATCTTTAGATGAAACCTTTGAAAGATTAATAACTTGGGGAGAAGAATATGTAAAGAATACTGATGCTGATCACTGTCCTCTTTGCGCAACAAAATTTACTGATGTCTCTATTTTGATTAGGGAAATTGAACAACAAAAATCAGCAGTTACCGCTACAGATAAATTGAAAGCTGACCTGAATACTGCACTTGCAAGTGAAAAAGATCTTTTGGAAAAATTAGCAGTTCCAAACCAAAAAATTGCTCTATATATAAAACATTCTCTCGAACTTTTTCAGAATGAAATTACTTTGCTTCAAACACAGAGAGCACAGATCACGGTTGATATTAGCAACACCAAAAACAGCTTGGAAAATTCACAGCGCGAAGTCAAGAAGAGTCTTTCAGTGCTACAGCCCGATCTTGATGAAACGGATAATAAAAAAGATTTTGATTTTCAAAAGATTAAATCTGATATGCAGCTTAAATTATTAGAAATAAGCATAAAATGCAAACGGTTAGAAAACATAGTACAATATAGAAATAATGCAATCTCGACTTTAGACAATAAAATTTCAATATTGAAAAACAAGATTTCTACAAGTGAAAATACTATAGCAATTTCTCGGGCTGACATTACTTTGATAGAAGCCGAGCAAATTAAGTCAGAGTTAAATTTGCCTATCGACACATTTTATAAAAAAATATTAAATAGCAGGCTGTCGGATGTTACAACAGAACATACATCTTTTCAAAATGAAAAACAGAAAAATATTGATAAAATATTAGAAATACAAAATAACATCAATGCATCTTCAGTCCAAATTTCGGAAGCGGACATTCCCGGTCTTCGCCTTGCAAAACAAGATGAAATTGCTGAAAATCATCAAAAAATCAACAAATACAAATTAATTTTTAAGTCTTTCTCAGAAATATCCGAACCTACAGTGGATTTTTTTACAAAGGAATTAGATAAACTGCAAAAATATCTTGATAATGTTGAAGCTGAAGTGAAAGATCTTGAGGAGCTGTTAATCAATTTGCAAGTTATTGAAAAAAATGTTTTAAAAAATTCAACAGAACGGGATATTAAACGATGGCAGGAAAAGATCGGCCCCTTGGATCTGGCGATAGATAAAGTTAAAAACGCTCGAACAACTTCAAAAAAATATATTAATAATGAAATTAATAATTATTTTAATCAAGACGTAATCAATCAGATTTATTCCAGAATTGAGCCTCATCCAAATCTTAATGAGATCAAAATTAATCCAAAAGTCACAGATAAAGGCCCTATATTGGATATAAAGGCTGTGAGTAATGATGAAGAACTTGATCCCTCTTTATATCTAAGTGCTGGTCAGCTAAATGTCTTGTCGCTAAGTATTTTTTTAGCAAATGCATTTGAAAAGCAAAGTGACGAGATTGATACTATATTTATGGATGATCCAATTCAAAACTTAAGTGATATTAATATGCTTTCCTTCATAGATTTAATCCGCACGATGATTACAAAATATGATCGTCAGATTGTAATATCCTCTCATGATGAAAACTTTTATAAATTAATGCGAAATAAGATGCCCTCAGATGAATTTAATGTACGTTATTATGAAATAGAAAGTTTTGGAAAAGCGAGGCATATTCTGTAG
- a CDS encoding Crp/Fnr family transcriptional regulator, translating to MYNILKNHIAKFAEVSDSDFEQIKKYFDIKETCKKENLLKEGQICRHHYFVLEGLLRKFYINEKGTEQTTEFAIETWWLTDNFAYENQLATEFFIQAVEKSTLLYITSENQQKLLEKFPVMERYFRFVYQRAYAAAQKRIKFLFSFSKEEFYFQAVRNHPEFIQRVPQYLIASYLGFTPEYLSEIRKRLLS from the coding sequence ATGTACAATATACTCAAAAACCACATAGCCAAGTTCGCAGAGGTCTCAGACAGTGACTTTGAGCAGATCAAAAAATACTTCGACATAAAAGAAACGTGTAAAAAAGAAAACCTGCTAAAGGAGGGACAGATCTGCCGGCATCATTATTTTGTTTTGGAAGGCCTGCTTAGAAAGTTTTATATTAATGAGAAAGGCACCGAACAGACCACTGAATTTGCCATAGAAACCTGGTGGCTTACCGATAACTTTGCCTACGAGAACCAGCTCGCGACAGAATTTTTTATTCAGGCCGTAGAGAAATCCACGCTGCTTTACATCACTTCGGAGAACCAGCAGAAGCTCCTGGAGAAGTTTCCGGTAATGGAGCGCTATTTCCGTTTTGTCTACCAGCGGGCTTATGCAGCTGCCCAGAAACGCATCAAATTTCTTTTCTCTTTCTCCAAGGAAGAGTTTTATTTCCAGGCTGTCAGAAACCACCCCGAATTCATCCAGCGTGTACCCCAATACCTGATCGCCTCCTATCTGGGATTCACTCCCGAGTATTTGAGCGAAATCCGCAAAAGGCTTCTTTCTTAA